A single Stigmatella aurantiaca DNA region contains:
- a CDS encoding uroporphyrinogen-III synthase encodes MERRLEGKRVLVTRPKERVEELCFLLEDEGAEVMSLPVLELRPPEDVRPLAAAAESIQRYRWVVFASPSAVEALMEALREAGTADRLGHVRIAVVGPRTARTAEGYGLTVAAEPAEATGLGLFEAIRESLHPDDEVLLPAGEEGRRELEVALREHGVRVTRVTAYRSTPAELPPEAHEALGQTPPDVVLFASPRTAELFLEAMGAGGLGQAKVVAIGPTTAGALARLGVEVAAVAERPTSEGLVDATVRAVHG; translated from the coding sequence GTGGAACGGCGACTCGAAGGCAAGCGCGTGCTGGTCACGCGTCCGAAGGAACGGGTGGAGGAGCTGTGCTTCCTCCTGGAGGATGAGGGCGCGGAGGTGATGAGCCTTCCGGTGCTGGAGCTGCGGCCGCCGGAGGACGTGCGGCCGCTGGCCGCCGCCGCCGAGTCCATTCAGCGCTACCGGTGGGTCGTCTTCGCGAGCCCCTCCGCCGTGGAGGCGCTCATGGAGGCCCTGCGCGAGGCGGGCACGGCGGACCGCCTGGGCCACGTGCGAATCGCCGTGGTGGGCCCTCGCACCGCGCGGACGGCGGAAGGCTATGGCCTGACGGTGGCGGCGGAGCCCGCCGAGGCCACCGGCCTGGGCCTCTTCGAGGCGATCCGGGAGTCCCTGCACCCGGACGACGAGGTGCTGCTGCCCGCGGGCGAGGAGGGGCGCCGGGAGCTGGAGGTGGCCCTGCGCGAGCACGGGGTGCGTGTCACCCGCGTCACGGCCTACCGGTCCACCCCGGCGGAGCTGCCGCCCGAGGCCCACGAGGCCCTCGGGCAGACGCCGCCGGACGTGGTGCTCTTCGCCTCCCCGCGCACGGCGGAGCTCTTCCTGGAGGCCATGGGCGCCGGAGGACTGGGCCAAGCCAAGGTGGTGGCCATTGGCCCCACGACGGCGGGGGCCCTGGCCCGGTTGGGCGTGGAGGTGGCGGCTGTGGCCGAGCGTCCCACCTCGGAGGGGCTGGTGGACGCCACAGTCCGTGCGGTTCACGGGTAG
- a CDS encoding adhesin codes for MNGRWHGYAALVMLAGIFAGSADAYVPLGYEMLHTRDNPFRYYLDARAGSPAGIALSEVEKATNAAFQTWEDVQCAYPDFQYMGRSTVNAGINPSKLGDPYDTFNVSTIWVTQTTDPYYETALNYGNRPSATLALTYAGYLYQCDIFVNAVKFKWTTLPNTTPSQGFIDLQTALTHEVGHCLGFDDNANPLTSVMNPELPVGGNRRALDPDDVTGLCARYPENGDVGSPCSASDPCANGLTCVTRRTAEGASAQYCTKGCIGNTNGECPDPFLCRPSTAVAGSARACLAVPDEFVTQVGAPCEQSPQCGSPRGICQPPLPLPSTGTAWVGGYCQQSCVAGASPTVCPTGSLCAELGDDDRCFQRCDAVSGGCREGYTCAPLAQGSACIPKCYADADCNSGGGTAFVCRVCDGVCVQNDQSARGVGDPCDASNACGPGLGCTFIGTHPQGICSRSCSTACDCPAGSTCRTVGADKLCMRDCAGGTCAEPMQCNPLDTVYACQPPCRTNTDCPNGFLCGADGCYSDQAPDGGCSLCNDGGTPPPPPPTDGGSGGGDSESPGGCGCSSGTAASALALFAVFALLRVGGRRSWSRR; via the coding sequence ATGAACGGTAGATGGCACGGGTACGCAGCGCTGGTGATGCTGGCAGGGATCTTCGCGGGCTCGGCGGACGCGTACGTTCCCCTGGGCTACGAGATGCTCCACACGCGGGACAATCCGTTCCGCTACTACCTGGACGCCCGGGCCGGCTCGCCCGCGGGCATCGCGCTCTCGGAGGTGGAGAAGGCCACCAACGCTGCCTTCCAGACCTGGGAAGACGTGCAGTGTGCCTATCCGGATTTCCAATACATGGGCCGGAGCACGGTCAACGCGGGCATCAACCCCAGCAAACTGGGGGACCCGTATGACACGTTCAACGTGAGCACCATCTGGGTCACCCAGACCACGGACCCGTACTACGAGACAGCGCTCAACTACGGCAACCGCCCCTCGGCCACCCTCGCGCTCACCTATGCGGGGTACCTCTACCAGTGCGACATCTTCGTCAACGCGGTGAAGTTCAAGTGGACCACGTTGCCGAACACCACCCCCAGCCAGGGGTTCATCGACCTGCAGACGGCCCTCACCCACGAGGTGGGCCACTGCCTGGGCTTCGATGACAACGCCAACCCGCTGACCTCGGTGATGAACCCGGAGCTGCCGGTGGGGGGCAACCGCCGCGCGCTCGACCCGGACGACGTGACGGGGTTGTGTGCGCGCTACCCCGAGAATGGCGATGTGGGCTCTCCGTGCTCCGCGAGCGACCCGTGTGCCAATGGGCTCACCTGCGTGACGCGCAGGACGGCGGAGGGCGCGTCGGCGCAGTACTGCACCAAGGGATGCATCGGGAACACGAATGGCGAGTGCCCGGACCCCTTCCTGTGCCGGCCCTCCACCGCCGTGGCGGGCTCCGCGCGCGCGTGCCTGGCCGTGCCCGATGAGTTCGTCACCCAGGTGGGCGCCCCGTGCGAGCAGTCCCCCCAGTGTGGCTCGCCCCGTGGCATCTGCCAGCCGCCCCTGCCGTTGCCCTCCACGGGGACGGCGTGGGTCGGCGGCTACTGCCAGCAGTCGTGCGTGGCGGGTGCCAGCCCCACGGTCTGCCCCACGGGCTCGCTGTGCGCCGAGCTGGGAGATGATGACCGTTGCTTCCAGCGCTGCGATGCCGTCTCCGGGGGCTGCCGGGAGGGCTACACCTGCGCCCCGCTGGCCCAGGGCTCTGCCTGCATTCCCAAGTGCTACGCCGATGCGGACTGCAACTCGGGAGGGGGCACTGCCTTCGTCTGCCGGGTGTGTGACGGCGTCTGCGTACAGAATGATCAGTCGGCCCGCGGGGTGGGAGATCCCTGCGATGCCAGCAACGCGTGCGGGCCTGGGCTGGGCTGCACCTTCATTGGCACCCACCCCCAGGGCATCTGCTCACGGTCGTGCTCCACGGCGTGTGACTGCCCGGCGGGCTCGACCTGCCGCACGGTGGGCGCGGACAAGCTGTGCATGCGCGACTGCGCGGGCGGCACGTGTGCCGAGCCCATGCAGTGCAACCCGCTGGACACGGTCTACGCGTGCCAGCCTCCCTGCCGCACCAACACGGACTGCCCGAACGGTTTCCTCTGCGGCGCCGACGGGTGCTATTCGGACCAGGCCCCCGATGGCGGCTGCTCGCTTTGCAATGATGGCGGCACCCCGCCGCCACCGCCCCCCACGGATGGAGGAAGCGGGGGAGGGGACAGCGAGAGTCCGGGGGGCTGCGGGTGTTCCTCGGGCACGGCCGCCTCCGCCCTGGCCCTCTTCGCGGTGTTCGCGCTGCTGAGGGTGGGAGGGCGCCGATCGTGGTCTCGCCGGTGA